From one Phorcysia thermohydrogeniphila genomic stretch:
- the msrA gene encoding peptide-methionine (S)-S-oxide reductase MsrA has translation MRLKKATFAGGCFWCLEEAFSGLPGVKEVIPGYAGGDKENPTYEEVCSGKTGHVEAVQVTYDPEVISYRELLITFWTAIDPTDPGGQFTDRGSQYRTVIFYHDEEQKELALRSKEILERSGLFSEPIATEIKPFKNFYPAEEYHHRYFEKEPLAYYHYKVGSGRKTYCEIVWDKKGGRKILEENL, from the coding sequence GTGAGGCTAAAGAAAGCAACCTTTGCCGGGGGGTGCTTCTGGTGCCTTGAGGAAGCTTTCTCTGGCCTCCCCGGCGTTAAAGAGGTTATCCCCGGATACGCAGGTGGAGACAAGGAAAACCCGACTTACGAAGAGGTATGCTCTGGCAAAACAGGCCACGTTGAGGCCGTTCAGGTTACCTACGACCCGGAAGTCATCTCATACAGGGAGCTCCTCATTACCTTTTGGACAGCGATAGACCCTACAGACCCCGGTGGGCAGTTTACAGACAGGGGAAGCCAGTATAGAACGGTCATCTTCTACCATGACGAGGAACAAAAAGAACTTGCCCTAAGGAGTAAGGAAATCTTAGAAAGAAGTGGCCTTTTTTCTGAACCGATAGCTACGGAGATAAAACCTTTTAAAAACTTTTATCCAGCAGAAGAGTACCACCACCGGTACTTTGAGAAAGAGCCCTTAGCCTACTACCACTACAAGGTCGGCTCTGGGAGGAAAACCTACTGTGAAATCGTCTGGGACAAAAAAGGAGGCAGGAAAATCCTTGAAGAAAACCTTTAA
- a CDS encoding nitrilase-related carbon-nitrogen hydrolase, with the protein MKKTFKAFAIQFETTDGQFERNYTKFLTFFNLCEKESLVVAPEVFPTGFFYSDMDLASEFSKKVVDDIAKFSEGMSLTVVFTVIEKVNGKFFNSIKVIDRGKEVLSRPKVKLFPLTGETEQFSAGDVSDLKVAETSCGVIAPVICFELRYPEIFKLLKEMGAQVFAVSAQWGRARKEHWRVLTSARSIENQRFLVASNGTGEMAGNSVIVDPWGRVLAQGGEAEGIISGKINLSVIEQVEKKLPME; encoded by the coding sequence TTGAAGAAAACCTTTAAGGCCTTTGCCATCCAGTTTGAGACCACTGACGGCCAGTTTGAGAGGAACTACACAAAGTTTCTGACCTTCTTTAACCTCTGCGAAAAGGAGTCCTTAGTTGTTGCCCCAGAAGTTTTCCCGACAGGTTTCTTCTACAGCGACATGGACTTAGCCTCAGAGTTTTCTAAGAAAGTAGTGGACGACATAGCCAAATTCTCAGAGGGAATGTCTTTAACTGTTGTCTTTACCGTTATAGAGAAGGTAAACGGGAAGTTCTTTAACTCCATAAAGGTAATAGACAGGGGAAAGGAAGTTCTTTCCCGTCCAAAGGTTAAGCTTTTCCCTCTGACGGGGGAGACGGAGCAGTTCTCTGCCGGAGACGTTAGCGACTTAAAAGTGGCCGAAACTTCCTGCGGGGTTATCGCGCCGGTAATATGTTTTGAGCTTCGCTACCCGGAAATATTCAAACTCTTAAAGGAGATGGGAGCTCAGGTTTTTGCCGTTTCAGCCCAGTGGGGAAGGGCACGTAAAGAGCACTGGAGAGTCCTAACATCGGCAAGGTCTATTGAGAATCAGCGTTTCCTCGTTGCCTCAAATGGAACGGGGGAAATGGCAGGGAACTCAGTAATCGTTGACCCTTGGGGGAGGGTTTTAGCGCAAGGTGGGGAGGCAGAGGGAATTATCTCCGGAAAAATCAACCTCTCCGTGATTGAACAGGTAGAAAAGAAGTTGCCGATGGAGTGA
- a CDS encoding ParB/RepB/Spo0J family partition protein, giving the protein MRYIEPVGKTELEFKLVPLSELKPAPFQREISEAHVKKLSEAMLKVGIFIDPLVVYEKEGTYYVVNGQHRLEAYKNLFSEGELPCIVIPEEKAKFIITLNTEKSPSIKDKSTEALKIYREMLPLNVTEKEIIDFITEPCYVTFGILYERNERFPASALHSLIKRIDKPIEKPLSEAFEERRRRADRIEELYENYYIPLRNKLLEEGVNQLYVGQIIASRINPFGRKRIIEDDFDSAMDKIIEKAKEFLEEGSDGNLGLAG; this is encoded by the coding sequence ATGAGGTACATAGAGCCCGTAGGGAAAACGGAGCTTGAGTTTAAACTCGTCCCCCTCTCCGAGCTAAAGCCAGCTCCCTTCCAGAGGGAAATCTCTGAAGCCCACGTAAAAAAGCTCTCTGAGGCGATGCTCAAAGTGGGAATCTTCATAGACCCCCTCGTAGTTTACGAGAAAGAGGGAACTTACTACGTTGTCAACGGCCAGCACAGGTTAGAGGCTTATAAGAACCTCTTCTCTGAGGGGGAGCTCCCCTGCATAGTAATCCCGGAGGAGAAGGCAAAGTTCATCATAACCCTAAACACAGAAAAGTCCCCCTCAATAAAGGACAAGTCAACAGAGGCCTTAAAGATATACAGGGAAATGCTCCCTCTGAACGTAACAGAAAAGGAAATCATTGACTTCATCACAGAGCCCTGTTACGTAACCTTCGGGATACTTTACGAAAGGAATGAGAGGTTTCCGGCCTCAGCCCTCCACTCCCTCATCAAACGGATAGACAAGCCCATAGAAAAGCCCCTAAGTGAGGCCTTTGAGGAGAGAAGGAGGAGGGCTGACAGGATAGAGGAGCTCTACGAAAACTACTACATCCCCCTAAGGAACAAGCTCCTTGAAGAGGGAGTAAACCAGCTCTACGTGGGACAGATAATAGCAAGTAGGATAAACCCCTTTGGAAGGAAGAGAATCATAGAGGACGACTTTGACTCGGCGATGGACAAGATAATAGAAAAGGCAAAAGAGTTCTTAGAGGAGGGAAGTGATGGGAATCTGGGACTGGCAGGATGA
- a CDS encoding aminopeptidase codes for MGIWDWQDERIKKAIRNLFKHNLCVTKEDKVLILSDSYKERIGELFFFVGTSHTSSITHLSYSPTGRHGFEPPEEVWRATFGSEFVEELKQKNLLEKVLKKEITESEEEEVKEILLETTEPPNLPTVIVAVNRFSISHTLYRKLCTGFLSMRFASMPLFEPFMFYTSMQANWNKVAERSKLLSNLLTEAREVHVTCPLGTDIRFSVEGREGLADTGKLCTPSSFGNLPAGEAFIAPVEGSAEGIFVTKFAPDRELKEPVRLTVKEGKVEEISGEVEFSEFLRGIFRLEENANNVAEFGIGTNEKAKHYTNILEAEKILGTCHIAVGDNSAFGGKVKANVHIDLLIDKPTIKLKLKDREITLMEEGKLTVLTESE; via the coding sequence ATGGGAATCTGGGACTGGCAGGATGAGAGGATAAAGAAGGCGATAAGAAACCTCTTTAAACACAACCTCTGCGTTACGAAAGAAGACAAGGTATTAATCCTTTCAGATAGCTACAAGGAGAGGATTGGGGAGCTCTTCTTCTTCGTAGGAACATCACACACAAGCTCAATCACCCACCTTAGTTACTCCCCTACAGGAAGGCACGGCTTTGAACCACCGGAAGAGGTCTGGAGGGCAACCTTTGGAAGTGAATTCGTTGAGGAGCTGAAACAGAAAAACCTCCTTGAAAAGGTTCTAAAGAAAGAGATTACCGAGAGCGAAGAGGAAGAGGTAAAAGAAATACTCCTTGAAACGACAGAGCCCCCCAACCTTCCAACGGTTATTGTTGCAGTAAACCGCTTCTCAATAAGCCATACCCTCTACAGGAAGCTCTGCACAGGTTTCCTCTCAATGCGTTTTGCCAGCATGCCCCTCTTTGAGCCCTTTATGTTCTACACCTCAATGCAGGCAAACTGGAACAAGGTGGCAGAAAGGAGTAAGCTCCTATCAAATCTCCTAACTGAAGCAAGGGAAGTTCACGTAACCTGTCCACTCGGAACAGACATAAGGTTCTCTGTAGAGGGTAGAGAAGGACTTGCCGACACCGGAAAGCTCTGCACCCCCTCAAGTTTTGGAAACCTTCCGGCAGGAGAAGCCTTTATCGCCCCCGTAGAAGGCTCTGCAGAGGGAATATTCGTAACAAAGTTTGCTCCTGACAGGGAGCTAAAAGAGCCCGTAAGGTTAACAGTTAAAGAGGGAAAGGTAGAAGAAATCTCAGGAGAAGTTGAGTTCTCCGAGTTCCTACGGGGAATTTTCAGGCTTGAGGAGAACGCCAACAACGTAGCTGAGTTTGGAATCGGAACGAACGAAAAGGCTAAACACTACACCAACATCCTTGAGGCCGAGAAAATCCTCGGAACGTGCCACATTGCAGTCGGAGACAACAGCGCCTTTGGAGGAAAGGTCAAGGCAAACGTCCACATAGACCTCCTCATTGATAAACCGACAATAAAACTTAAGTTGAAGGATAGGGAGATTACTCTCATGGAAGAGGGCAAGTTAACCGTTTTAACGGAGAGTGAATGA
- a CDS encoding YaaW family protein has product MAITFDEAVRPVLEAMPPKLRGVIYLYLESWGKPKEEVLKDDEKLEKLGKEASIDKMINRMEVAFTDGFGIVDWITGKSGNYGVCLDMLTKDVLPQAFNVSKPKFKYSEDTWEGILEREEWIRMRFIEHFWKGLSEEDKKMLVEALKDELKEAGINTDKVLKAISSGQMSLTVLRTILGFKFHIFIAKIANYLAKIIIGRGLSFGANALLQKIAASIFGGPIGWALFALQLTSMLLPRDWETLTPVVGLIALTRPELESQNNSNHE; this is encoded by the coding sequence ATGGCTATCACCTTCGACGAGGCTGTAAGACCTGTTCTGGAGGCTATGCCTCCAAAGCTAAGGGGAGTAATCTACCTGTATCTTGAATCGTGGGGAAAACCTAAAGAAGAAGTCCTAAAGGACGATGAAAAACTTGAGAAATTAGGGAAAGAAGCATCCATTGACAAAATGATTAATCGAATGGAAGTGGCGTTCACCGATGGTTTTGGAATCGTTGATTGGATAACAGGAAAAAGTGGGAACTATGGAGTATGTTTAGATATGCTAACTAAGGACGTCCTTCCCCAAGCTTTTAATGTTTCTAAACCAAAGTTCAAATATTCTGAGGATACCTGGGAAGGAATACTGGAAAGAGAAGAATGGATAAGGATGAGGTTTATCGAACATTTCTGGAAAGGGTTAAGTGAAGAAGATAAAAAGATGCTAGTAGAGGCTCTAAAAGACGAGCTAAAAGAAGCCGGAATTAACACAGATAAGGTTCTAAAAGCCATATCTTCAGGTCAAATGAGTTTAACTGTTTTACGTACAATTCTAGGTTTTAAATTCCATATTTTCATAGCTAAGATAGCAAACTATCTAGCAAAAATTATAATCGGCAGAGGACTTTCTTTCGGAGCTAACGCTCTCCTACAAAAAATTGCCGCTTCAATTTTTGGTGGTCCAATAGGATGGGCTCTATTTGCCCTACAGTTAACCTCTATGCTTCTCCCACGCGACTGGGAAACATTAACTCCTGTCGTAGGATTGATAGCCTTAACCCGTCCCGAATTAGAGAGTCAAAACAATTCCAATCACGAATAG
- a CDS encoding zinc ribbon domain-containing protein, which yields MNRKLNYWLRKKTTDRVKELSVEEGFSVDFVYPRWTSKRCSLCESKGERFSSKGSLKSNSYVCG from the coding sequence TTGAACAGGAAACTCAATTACTGGTTAAGGAAGAAAACAACCGATAGAGTTAAAGAACTATCTGTAGAAGAGGGATTTAGCGTTGACTTTGTGTATCCACGCTGGACATCAAAGAGGTGTAGTCTTTGTGAGTCAAAGGGAGAGAGGTTCTCTTCTAAGGGAAGTCTCAAAAGCAACAGCTACGTTTGTGGATGA
- the rplT gene encoding 50S ribosomal protein L20: MRVKYSPRRKRRKKLKKLTKGYFGGRSRLYRTMKIAVMKSLFYAYQHRRLKKRDFRRLWIVRINAAVRPLGLNYSRFIHGLKKAGIELDRKILADIAVRDPEAFKAIVEKAKLALQG, translated from the coding sequence ATGAGGGTAAAGTACAGTCCGAGAAGGAAGAGAAGGAAGAAGCTTAAAAAGCTTACAAAGGGTTACTTTGGTGGCCGTTCAAGGCTCTACAGGACTATGAAAATTGCTGTAATGAAGTCCCTCTTTTACGCTTACCAGCACAGAAGGCTTAAGAAGAGGGACTTCAGGAGACTCTGGATTGTAAGAATTAACGCTGCAGTAAGGCCTTTAGGTCTCAACTACAGCAGGTTCATCCACGGTCTCAAGAAGGCTGGAATTGAGCTTGACAGGAAAATCTTGGCAGATATTGCCGTTAGAGACCCAGAAGCCTTCAAGGCTATCGTAGAGAAAGCTAAGCTTGCTCTTCAAGGCTAA
- the rpmI gene encoding 50S ribosomal protein L35, which yields MPKIKTRKSAAKRVKVTAKGKIKHWKPNKSHLLTKKSRKRKRHLGKAGYLEGTQAANFKQLVLYK from the coding sequence ATGCCCAAGATAAAGACGAGGAAGTCTGCTGCTAAGAGGGTAAAGGTAACGGCTAAGGGAAAGATTAAGCACTGGAAGCCAAACAAGAGCCACCTTCTCACAAAGAAGAGCAGGAAGAGGAAGAGACACCTCGGTAAGGCTGGATACCTTGAAGGAACACAGGCTGCAAACTTTAAGCAACTTGTTCTCTACAAGTAA
- the infC gene encoding translation initiation factor IF-3 produces MSKKLDQTRVNERIRAKEVLVIDSDGKNLGVMPTYKALQLAQEQGLDLVEVSPNANPPVCRIMDYGKYKYQQQKKMHEAKKKQKTIEVKTIKVRPRTDEHDMQVRIKQARKFLEKGNKVKAVVMFRGREQAHLEIGEAQLMKIYEAVKDIAEIERKPKKEGRDMIMILAPKKK; encoded by the coding sequence ATTAGTAAGAAACTTGACCAGACCAGAGTAAACGAAAGAATCAGGGCTAAAGAGGTTCTGGTAATTGATAGCGACGGTAAGAACTTAGGGGTAATGCCTACTTACAAGGCGCTACAGCTTGCTCAGGAGCAGGGGCTGGACCTTGTTGAGGTCTCTCCGAACGCCAACCCTCCCGTTTGCCGTATTATGGATTACGGTAAGTACAAGTACCAGCAACAGAAGAAGATGCACGAGGCAAAGAAGAAACAGAAGACTATAGAAGTTAAGACGATAAAGGTCCGCCCCAGAACAGACGAGCACGACATGCAGGTAAGGATAAAGCAGGCAAGGAAGTTCCTTGAGAAAGGGAACAAGGTAAAGGCCGTTGTAATGTTTAGAGGTAGGGAGCAGGCCCATCTGGAGATAGGAGAAGCCCAGCTCATGAAGATATACGAGGCCGTTAAGGACATAGCAGAGATTGAGCGCAAGCCTAAGAAAGAAGGCAGGGACATGATAATGATACTTGCGCCTAAGAAAAAATAG
- the thrS gene encoding threonine--tRNA ligase — translation MIEIELPDGSKLTFESETSVKEIAGRIAKSLEKNAVGALFNGEIIDLHTPIRESGKIRILTPKDPESLEILRHSAAHILAKAVKNIYGHDKVKLGIGPATEEGFYYDFDLPVSISEEDLEKIEKEMERIVKAKEPFRREKVTREKAKELFKDDPYKLELLEAIPEDEEITIYWLGEDFFDLCKGPHVEHAGMVKAFKLLSVAGAYWRGDSRNKMLQRVYGTAFWKKKELDEYLHRLEEAKKRDHRVLGKQLDLFSIYEEAGPGLVFWHPNGAIIRQEIEKWVEEEHRKRGYQRIYTPHIMKADLWKTSGHYNFYRENMFFVPVVEHDEEQRLGNEEVPLTSEEIKEAHWYAVKPMNCPGHILIYKSQVRSYRDLPIRFFEFGTVYRYEKSGSLHGLLRVRGFTQDDGHIFCRPDQLKEEIQGVLDYVMELLSTFKLDYVINIGTKPEKYIGSDEAWEHATQALIDALKERGFDYNIVEGDGAFYGPKIDIAVLDAIGRKWDGPTIQVDFNLPERFDLTYVDKDGQKKRPVMVHRAIMGSIERFIGLLIEHYAGLFPTWLAPTQVVIIPVSDKYLEYADEVYEKLKGAGIRVKLDDESAKVGYKIRKAELMKIPYMLIVGEKEQQSGTVSVRSKREGDLGAMDLNAFLDKILTEIKEKT, via the coding sequence ATGATTGAAATAGAGCTCCCAGACGGTAGCAAGCTTACCTTTGAGAGTGAGACGAGCGTTAAGGAGATTGCCGGTAGGATAGCAAAGAGCCTTGAGAAGAACGCAGTTGGAGCTCTCTTTAACGGGGAGATAATAGACCTTCACACGCCTATAAGGGAGAGTGGAAAGATAAGGATTCTAACGCCGAAAGACCCAGAATCCCTTGAAATCCTGAGGCACAGCGCTGCCCACATCTTGGCAAAGGCAGTTAAGAACATATACGGGCACGATAAGGTAAAGCTTGGAATAGGTCCGGCAACAGAAGAGGGTTTCTACTACGACTTTGACCTTCCCGTCTCCATCTCCGAGGAGGACTTAGAAAAGATTGAAAAGGAGATGGAGAGAATCGTAAAGGCGAAAGAGCCCTTTAGGAGGGAGAAGGTAACGAGGGAAAAGGCTAAGGAGCTCTTTAAGGACGACCCTTATAAGCTGGAGCTCCTTGAGGCAATTCCTGAGGATGAAGAGATAACAATCTACTGGCTCGGGGAGGACTTCTTTGACCTCTGTAAGGGTCCACACGTTGAGCACGCAGGAATGGTAAAGGCCTTTAAGCTCCTCTCTGTTGCCGGTGCGTACTGGAGGGGAGACTCAAGGAACAAGATGCTCCAGAGGGTTTACGGAACGGCCTTCTGGAAGAAGAAGGAGCTTGACGAGTACCTCCACAGGCTTGAGGAGGCGAAAAAGAGGGACCACAGGGTTCTCGGTAAACAGCTTGACCTTTTCAGCATTTACGAGGAAGCCGGTCCGGGACTTGTCTTCTGGCATCCAAACGGTGCAATCATAAGGCAGGAAATAGAAAAGTGGGTTGAGGAAGAGCACAGGAAGAGGGGTTACCAGAGAATATACACTCCCCACATAATGAAGGCCGACCTCTGGAAGACTTCAGGCCACTATAACTTCTACAGGGAGAACATGTTCTTCGTTCCCGTTGTTGAGCACGACGAGGAGCAGAGGCTCGGTAACGAGGAAGTTCCCCTCACGAGTGAGGAGATAAAGGAAGCCCACTGGTACGCAGTAAAGCCTATGAACTGTCCCGGACACATCCTTATATACAAATCTCAGGTTAGAAGTTATAGAGACTTACCCATAAGGTTCTTTGAATTTGGAACTGTCTACAGGTACGAAAAGAGCGGTTCTCTCCACGGTCTCTTAAGGGTTAGGGGATTTACTCAGGACGATGGACACATATTCTGCCGTCCCGACCAGCTGAAAGAGGAGATTCAGGGAGTTCTTGACTACGTGATGGAGCTCCTCTCCACCTTTAAGCTTGACTACGTCATAAACATCGGCACAAAGCCCGAAAAGTATATCGGTAGCGACGAGGCTTGGGAGCACGCAACGCAAGCTCTGATAGACGCCCTTAAGGAGAGAGGATTTGACTACAACATCGTTGAGGGTGACGGAGCTTTCTACGGTCCAAAAATTGACATAGCCGTCCTTGACGCCATTGGAAGGAAGTGGGACGGGCCAACAATTCAGGTTGACTTTAACCTTCCGGAGCGCTTTGACCTTACCTACGTTGACAAGGACGGCCAGAAGAAACGTCCCGTAATGGTTCACAGGGCTATTATGGGAAGCATTGAAAGGTTCATAGGACTTCTCATAGAACACTACGCAGGACTCTTCCCAACTTGGCTTGCTCCAACTCAGGTCGTAATAATCCCGGTTAGCGACAAGTACCTTGAGTACGCCGATGAGGTTTACGAGAAGCTAAAGGGAGCTGGCATAAGGGTGAAGCTTGACGATGAAAGTGCAAAGGTCGGGTATAAGATAAGGAAGGCGGAGTTAATGAAGATTCCTTACATGCTCATAGTTGGTGAGAAAGAACAGCAGAGCGGAACGGTCTCTGTAAGGTCAAAGAGGGAAGGTGACCTTGGAGCTATGGACTTAAACGCTTTTCTGGATAAAATACTTACAGAAATAAAAGAGAAAACCTAA
- a CDS encoding peptidoglycan D,D-transpeptidase FtsI family protein: MRILLKLKELLLRLYNFVKPFKDDRLNLFLFVSIVLVFIYLGKLYLLTFSQREFWINLVEKQFAGAIKISSERGEILDRNRALLAASERVISFYVRPSEIKDKELFKRILLRDKDVIEDYAREKGLSSEKIKKSLSVFENISPKDIDFAYKKEFTIVKKDGKTIKVPFVWLKKRISCSRKEAYRAVRTALNIYYYLSKEDRFKKRYPDLLGYVTEFKRVYPYSTGSVVVGLTNRSGEGLSGLEYLLERRKIITGDTITLSGEKDTRGRVYLGKEARLFLSRQKGNNVVITIDGNLQYIFEKTIEEFGKKWHPNFINAVLMDPYTGDILAAASYPFYKYGEKRGKKLLSKLNARFITAPYEPGSVIKPITLAAAINEGLVTADTVFFCPATYQVGKKTFKNEFHGRDVKLRAWEIIQYSDNVGIIKVAQLLGKEKLYEYFKAFGFGEKTGIELPGEDPGVLRHWKKWRDVEFATLSFGHNIMTTTLQLAAAYSALVNGGVYVKPRLLLAIVDDKGKVIKRFPVVKKRRVISERTSKVMRRVLTMVVEGGTGTGTRFENFYVGGKTGTAVKYDPKIKAYNKQKITASFVGAFPMTNPRFVLAVTVDEPKVPKRELWASKIAVPLFRELAERVLLYERVAPDKKEYRVGKDGAILCSEINRDYLLTNGLQTEK, encoded by the coding sequence ATGAGAATCCTCCTAAAACTAAAGGAACTGTTACTCAGGCTTTACAACTTCGTAAAGCCCTTTAAGGACGATAGGCTTAACCTCTTTCTCTTCGTTTCGATTGTACTTGTCTTTATTTACTTGGGCAAGCTCTACCTTCTTACCTTCAGCCAGAGGGAATTTTGGATAAACTTGGTAGAGAAGCAGTTTGCAGGTGCTATAAAGATTTCCTCTGAAAGGGGAGAGATTCTTGATAGGAATAGAGCTCTCCTTGCTGCAAGCGAAAGGGTTATCTCCTTCTACGTGAGACCCTCAGAGATAAAGGATAAGGAGCTCTTTAAAAGAATTTTACTTAGAGATAAAGATGTTATTGAAGATTACGCCCGTGAGAAGGGACTGAGCAGTGAGAAAATCAAAAAATCTCTTAGCGTCTTTGAAAATATTTCCCCTAAGGACATAGACTTTGCCTACAAAAAAGAGTTTACCATCGTTAAGAAGGACGGAAAAACTATAAAAGTTCCCTTTGTCTGGCTTAAAAAGAGGATTTCCTGCTCCCGTAAAGAGGCCTATAGGGCAGTTAGAACGGCTTTAAACATCTACTACTACCTCTCTAAGGAGGATAGGTTTAAAAAAAGATATCCGGATTTGCTGGGCTACGTTACAGAGTTTAAGAGGGTTTACCCCTACAGCACCGGCTCTGTCGTTGTTGGGCTGACAAACAGGTCTGGGGAGGGGCTTTCTGGTCTTGAGTATTTACTTGAAAGGAGAAAGATAATAACCGGTGATACGATAACCCTCTCAGGAGAGAAGGATACCCGTGGTAGGGTTTACCTTGGAAAGGAGGCGAGACTCTTCTTAAGTAGACAGAAGGGGAACAACGTAGTAATAACCATAGACGGAAACCTTCAGTACATCTTTGAAAAAACAATAGAAGAGTTCGGTAAAAAGTGGCATCCCAACTTTATAAACGCCGTTCTAATGGACCCTTACACTGGGGATATTCTGGCTGCTGCAAGCTATCCCTTCTATAAGTACGGGGAAAAGAGAGGGAAAAAACTTCTCTCAAAGCTTAATGCAAGGTTCATAACTGCTCCCTATGAGCCCGGCTCTGTTATAAAGCCGATAACTTTAGCTGCAGCTATAAATGAGGGACTTGTAACGGCAGATACCGTGTTCTTCTGTCCTGCAACCTACCAAGTTGGAAAGAAAACCTTTAAGAACGAGTTTCACGGAAGGGACGTGAAATTAAGGGCGTGGGAGATTATTCAGTACTCGGATAACGTGGGGATAATAAAGGTAGCCCAGCTTCTTGGAAAGGAGAAGCTCTACGAGTACTTTAAGGCCTTCGGCTTTGGGGAAAAAACCGGGATAGAGCTCCCCGGAGAAGACCCCGGTGTACTGCGCCACTGGAAAAAGTGGAGGGACGTTGAGTTTGCCACCCTCTCCTTTGGACACAACATAATGACAACGACGCTTCAGCTTGCGGCTGCCTACTCTGCCCTCGTAAACGGTGGCGTTTACGTAAAGCCCCGTCTCCTCCTTGCAATCGTTGACGACAAGGGGAAAGTCATTAAGAGGTTTCCCGTAGTTAAAAAGAGGAGGGTAATCTCTGAGAGAACCTCTAAGGTAATGCGTAGGGTTCTCACCATGGTTGTTGAGGGGGGAACTGGAACGGGAACGCGCTTTGAGAACTTTTACGTTGGCGGAAAGACGGGAACGGCCGTAAAGTACGACCCAAAGATAAAGGCCTACAACAAGCAGAAGATTACGGCCTCTTTTGTCGGTGCTTTCCCTATGACGAACCCAAGGTTTGTTCTGGCCGTAACCGTTGACGAGCCGAAAGTTCCAAAGAGGGAGCTCTGGGCGAGCAAAATCGCAGTTCCCCTCTTTAGGGAGCTTGCAGAGAGGGTTCTCCTCTATGAGAGGGTAGCTCCCGACAAGAAGGAGTATAGGGTTGGGAAGGATGGGGCTATCCTCTGCTCGGAGATAAATAGGGATTACCTTTTAACGAACGGACTTCAAACGGAAAAGTAG